Proteins encoded in a region of the Oxyura jamaicensis isolate SHBP4307 breed ruddy duck chromosome 17, BPBGC_Ojam_1.0, whole genome shotgun sequence genome:
- the ALAD gene encoding delta-aminolevulinic acid dehydratase, with the protein MQADSLLHSGYFHPVLRSWQCTATTFDASNLIYPIFVTDSPDAVEPIASLPGQARYGVNKLEGMLRPLVEDGLKCVLIFGVPSKVPKDERGSAADAEDTPAIQAIKKIRSTFPELLIACDVCLCPYTSHGHCGILREDGTIQNEISCQRLAEVALAYAKAGCHIVAPSDMMDGRIAAIKQALISSDMGNKVSVMSYSAKFASCFYGPFRDAAQSKPAFGDRRCYQLPPGARGLALRAVDRDVREGADMLMVKPGMPYLDLVRDVKDRHATHPLAVYHVSGEFAMLWHGAQAGAFSLKAAVMEAMAAFRRAGADAIITYFAPQLLRWLKEEAAAGRA; encoded by the exons ATGCAGGCGGACTCGCTCCTTCACAGTGGCTACTTCCACCCCGTGCTACGCTCTTGGCAGTGCACAGCAACCACCTTCGATGCCTCCAACCTCATCTACCCAATTTTTGTCAC TGACAGCCCTGATGCGGTGGAGCCAATCGCCAGCCTCCCTGGACAAGCCAG GTACGGAGTCAACAAGCTGGAAGGGATGCTGCGGCCCCTTGTCGAGGACGGCCTCAAGTGTGTGCTTATCTTCGGGGTGCCCAGCAAGGTCCCCAAG GATGAGAGAGGCTCTGCCGCTGATGCAGAGGACACACCTGCCATCCAGGCCATCAAGAAGATCCGCTCCAccttcccagagctgctcaTTGCCTGTGATGTCTGCTTGTGCCCTTACACCTCCCACGGGCACTGCG GCATCCTGCGTGAAGATGGCACCATCCAGAACGAAATCAGTTGCCAGCGGCTAGCAGAAGTGGCACTGGCTTACGCCAAAGCAG GCTGCCACATCGTTGCCCCCTCGGACATGATGGATGGGCGCATCGCGGCCATAAAGCAGGCGCTGATCTCCAGTGACATGGGCAACAAG GTCTCGGTGATGAGCTACAGCGCCAAGTTTGCTTCATGCTTCTACGGTCCCTTCAG GGATGCCGCACAATCCAAACCCGCCTTCGGAGACCGGCGATGCTACCAGCTGCCGCCAGGCGCCAGAGGTCTGGCGCTGCGAGCTGTG GACCGGGATGTACGTGAGGGCGCAGACATGCTGATGGTGAAGCCCGGGATGCCCTACCTGGACCTCGTGCGGGATGTCAAGGATCGA CACGCCACCCACCCGCTGGCCGTGTACCACGTCTCGGGGGAGTTCGCCATGCTGTGGCACGGCGCCCAGGCCGGAGCCTTCAGCCTCAAGGCCGCGGTGATGGAGGCGATGGCCGCCTTCAGGCGCGCAG GGGCCGACGCCATCATCACGTACTTCGCGCCGCAGCTGCTCCGCTGGCTGAAGGAGGAGGCGGCAGCGGGGCGGGCCTGA